CGAAAAGCTTTAGAGGGGAAGTAGATGAATGGGTAAGGGTGCGAAGCATAAAATTTTTACCTCAGCGGGCGCGCGGCAGGTTTGCCCCACAAAAGGGGCCACTGCCAACTGCCTTCACCCGCTACGCGAATGTCGCGCCGCTGGAAACGCCAGGCGGCGAGAAGGGCAAAAAGGGCGGCCACGCCTAGCAAGCCGAGAAGCCATTGGCCGTTCAGGTCCACAACTGCATTGCCGCCCTGGTAATAGTTGAGTGGGGAGAACCGGGCAATCTTCTCCAGGCTGTCGTCAATGCGAGCCAGCGAGGTGACGAAATAGCTTGCCACCAGGATAAGACCCGTTGCCATTGCCGCCAGGTTGCGCGAGGGGAGCAACATGCTCAAGAGCAGAGCCAACGCGCCAAAGAACAGGAGCACCGCCGCCAGCGAGAGGAAAGGCCGCGCCAGTTCCGTGCCGCTAAGCTCAATAGAGGACCAATTCCTTCCAATCATCAGACCGGACCACGTCAGGGCGAGAATGGCGGCGAGGGCCGCGACCAACCCCAGCAACCGCCCCATGAACAAAGCCGTGCGGCTGATTGGGTAGGCCAGCACCAGATCGAGCGTGCCATTCTCCTCATCCGCAACTAACAGGCTGCTGCCCGCCAGCACGGCGAAGACGCCGAGGACGAGCGGCATGAAAGAAAAGAACTCGAAGCCCAGATACCCCTCCGGCGTGAACATCGTTAAGGCCGACATGTCGCCGAAGAAGGCCATGAGTTCAGGCGGATAGCTGGAGATCAGTTGCATAATCGTTTCCTGCTGTTCGGCCAGCGTGTCGTAGAACGTCATGAGATACATGCCGAGCAGGGCCAGGGAGATGCCCCAGCCGAGAATTGCGCCGC
This genomic stretch from Chloroflexota bacterium harbors:
- a CDS encoding ABC transporter permease subunit is translated as MITVFLHTLARSRGAILGWGISLALLGMYLMTFYDTLAEQQETIMQLISSYPPELMAFFGDMSALTMFTPEGYLGFEFFSFMPLVLGVFAVLAGSSLLVADEENGTLDLVLAYPISRTALFMGRLLGLVAALAAILALTWSGLMIGRNWSSIELSGTELARPFLSLAAVLLFFGALALLLSMLLPSRNLAAMATGLILVASYFVTSLARIDDSLEKIARFSPLNYYQGGNAVVDLNGQWLLGLLGVAALFALLAAWRFQRRDIRVAGEGSWQWPLLWGKPAARPLR